One part of the Polycyclovorans algicola TG408 genome encodes these proteins:
- a CDS encoding PLP-dependent aminotransferase family protein translates to MPDSARRWQQRLIGTGQPAYLALAEAIADDIRNGVLQARDRLPPLRAVATALHLNYTTVARGYAEAQARGLIDSHPGRGSFVRAQAASGPARSVRSLGLVEMTMNLPPEPDDPVLMARMRRGHEQVMARHDLTVLLRYQPFGGDAQAREAGARWLAPLLPEVAAERVLVCPGIQSALVAVFSLLVRPGEVLCCEAITYPGVKAIATQLGVKLQGLAMDADGIRPDAFETACRVHRPKALYLNPTLQNPTTLTVPLTRRSELARIALQYGIPVIEDDAYGLLPSDKVAPIATLAPSLTYYLTGMAKHVGAGLRMAYLVAPDTSAVQRLSAVFRATTIMAPPMTVALATQWIDDGTAHAMLRALRAESRRRQALVRQWLPAAQVRTHADAFHLWLELPPGWNRHLFAMQLRSIGVGVVASDAFVVSGVLPEAVRFCLGGPMSTQDCGHALEAMAALMLQSPDSIAGVH, encoded by the coding sequence ATGCCCGACAGCGCTCGACGTTGGCAGCAGCGTTTGATCGGTACCGGTCAACCTGCGTACCTGGCGTTGGCCGAGGCCATCGCCGATGACATCCGCAATGGCGTGCTGCAAGCGCGCGACCGACTGCCGCCGCTACGCGCGGTCGCCACCGCGCTGCATCTCAACTACACCACGGTGGCGCGCGGCTATGCCGAGGCGCAGGCGCGCGGGCTGATCGACAGTCATCCCGGCCGCGGCAGTTTCGTGCGCGCCCAGGCGGCGTCGGGCCCGGCCCGCAGCGTCCGCAGCCTGGGGTTGGTCGAGATGACGATGAACCTGCCACCTGAGCCCGACGACCCGGTGCTGATGGCGCGCATGCGACGTGGTCACGAGCAGGTCATGGCGCGGCACGATCTGACCGTGCTGCTGCGCTATCAGCCCTTTGGTGGTGACGCGCAGGCGCGCGAGGCCGGTGCGCGTTGGCTGGCGCCGCTGTTGCCGGAGGTCGCGGCCGAGCGGGTGCTGGTCTGCCCAGGTATTCAAAGCGCATTGGTGGCGGTGTTCAGCTTGCTGGTGCGGCCGGGCGAGGTGTTGTGCTGCGAGGCGATCACCTATCCCGGCGTCAAGGCCATCGCCACCCAGTTGGGCGTCAAGCTGCAGGGGTTGGCAATGGACGCTGACGGCATCCGTCCCGACGCATTTGAAACCGCCTGTCGCGTGCACCGGCCCAAGGCGCTGTACCTCAACCCCACGCTGCAGAACCCGACCACGCTGACCGTGCCGCTGACGCGTCGCAGCGAACTGGCGCGCATCGCTTTGCAGTACGGCATTCCGGTGATCGAGGACGACGCCTACGGCCTGCTGCCAAGCGACAAGGTCGCCCCAATTGCGACACTTGCGCCGAGCCTGACCTACTACCTCACCGGCATGGCCAAGCATGTCGGCGCCGGTCTGCGGATGGCCTATCTGGTTGCGCCGGACACCTCCGCCGTGCAGCGGCTGTCGGCCGTGTTTCGCGCCACCACCATCATGGCGCCGCCGATGACGGTTGCGTTGGCCACGCAGTGGATCGACGACGGCACCGCGCACGCCATGCTGCGCGCGCTGCGTGCCGAGTCGCGCCGGCGACAGGCGCTCGTGCGGCAATGGCTGCCGGCCGCGCAAGTCCGCACCCATGCCGATGCATTTCACCTGTGGCTGGAACTGCCGCCGGGGTGGAACCGCCACCTGTTCGCAATGCAGTTGCGCAGCATCGGTGTCGGGGTGGTCGCCAGTGATGCGTTCGTGGTCAGCGGCGTGCTGCCCGAGGCCGTGCGCTTCTGCCTTGGCGGCCCGATGAGCACGCAGGACTGTGGTCACGCGCTGGAGGCCATGGCCGCGCTGATGCTGCAATCACCCGACAGTATTGCCGGCGTGCATTGA
- a CDS encoding MSMEG_0572/Sll0783 family nitrogen starvation response protein, producing MPAVSTTPTKKGDFFVDYEEKVFEDVKAKPGEKALVTFHTVAFEGSIGLVNILQAKRLMRKGFETSILLYGPGVTLGIQRGFPTIGDEAFPGAQNFTKQLEAFMGEGGKVYCCRFALQMLYGHGEHSLVPGIVPINPLDVLDLILIHRNDDAFMIHTWTV from the coding sequence ATGCCCGCAGTCAGCACGACCCCCACCAAGAAAGGTGATTTCTTCGTCGATTACGAAGAAAAGGTGTTTGAAGACGTCAAAGCCAAACCGGGCGAGAAGGCCCTGGTCACCTTCCACACCGTCGCCTTCGAAGGCTCGATTGGCCTCGTCAACATCCTTCAGGCCAAGCGGTTGATGCGCAAGGGTTTCGAAACTTCGATTTTGCTCTATGGGCCGGGCGTGACCCTGGGTATTCAGCGCGGCTTTCCGACCATCGGCGATGAAGCCTTTCCGGGCGCCCAGAACTTCACCAAACAGCTGGAAGCCTTCATGGGCGAAGGCGGCAAGGTCTATTGCTGCCGCTTCGCGCTGCAGATGCTCTACGGCCACGGCGAGCATTCGCTGGTGCCCGGCATCGTGCCGATCAACCCGCTGGACGTCCTCGACCTGATTCTGATTCACCGCAACGACGACGCCTTCATGATCCACACCTGGACGGTGTGA
- a CDS encoding Nit6803 family nitrilase: MSTPRRIRAAAVQLNPVLDSADGTADKVLLALADGAAQGVQLMVFPETVVPYYPYFSFVTPAVTMGPAHLRLYEHAPTVPGPLSDAISAAARQHAMVVVLGVNERDHGTLYNTQLIFDADGRLALKRRKITPTYHERMVWGMGDGSGLKTVDTAVGRLGALACWEHYNPLARYALMAQHEEIHCSQFPGSLVGPIFAEQMEVTMRHHALEAGAFVVNATAWLTDAQKQQLAPTPELLKAFSGGCYSAVISPEGKHLAEPLREGEGLVIAELDFALITKRKRMMDSVGHYARPDLLRLHLDTQAHTPLQQDAPAATAAPVHRADPRDVEDLQQVTRLLQQPAPASGPQGDYLAALAQMMARAS, translated from the coding sequence ATGAGCACGCCCCGCCGCATCCGTGCCGCCGCCGTCCAGCTCAATCCGGTGCTGGACTCGGCGGACGGCACCGCCGACAAGGTGCTGCTGGCCCTCGCCGACGGCGCGGCGCAGGGCGTGCAGCTCATGGTGTTTCCCGAAACCGTGGTGCCCTACTACCCCTACTTTTCCTTCGTCACCCCGGCGGTGACGATGGGCCCGGCGCACCTGCGACTGTACGAGCACGCGCCCACGGTGCCCGGGCCACTGAGCGACGCCATCTCCGCCGCCGCCCGTCAGCACGCGATGGTGGTGGTGCTCGGCGTCAACGAGCGTGATCACGGCACGCTCTACAACACGCAGCTCATCTTCGACGCCGACGGCCGGCTGGCATTGAAGCGCCGCAAGATCACGCCGACCTATCACGAGCGCATGGTCTGGGGCATGGGCGACGGCTCGGGGCTGAAGACGGTGGATACCGCCGTCGGCCGGCTTGGTGCGCTGGCCTGCTGGGAGCACTACAACCCGCTGGCGCGCTACGCGCTGATGGCGCAGCACGAAGAGATTCACTGCAGCCAATTCCCCGGCTCGCTGGTCGGGCCGATCTTTGCCGAACAGATGGAAGTGACGATGCGCCACCACGCGCTGGAGGCCGGCGCCTTCGTCGTCAATGCCACCGCATGGCTGACCGACGCGCAGAAGCAACAACTCGCGCCGACACCGGAGCTGCTCAAGGCCTTCAGCGGCGGTTGCTACTCGGCGGTGATCTCGCCCGAGGGCAAGCACCTGGCCGAGCCGCTGCGCGAAGGCGAAGGGCTGGTGATTGCCGAGCTCGACTTCGCGCTGATCACCAAACGGAAACGGATGATGGATTCGGTGGGCCACTACGCGCGGCCGGACCTGCTGCGCCTGCACCTCGACACGCAAGCCCACACGCCGCTGCAACAAGACGCGCCCGCAGCGACTGCCGCGCCCGTGCACCGCGCCGACCCGCGTGACGTCGAAGACCTGCAGCAGGTCACG